The following are encoded in a window of Solibacillus sp. FSL R7-0668 genomic DNA:
- a CDS encoding GNAT family N-acetyltransferase, with translation MNFELKRAAIQDVHNIQTIGRETFFETFHENNDKQTMQHYLQQAFSEEKLLIEINNQQSIFKLLYVDNQLAGYLKVNEGNAQTDAIAENALEVERIYLLRAFQNMGLGKALMNEAILIAQQLQKSNIWLGVWEKNENAIAFYEKQGFVKTSTHTFMFGDEAQQDYIMVKKLG, from the coding sequence ATGAACTTTGAATTAAAGCGAGCAGCTATACAAGATGTTCATAACATTCAAACGATTGGTCGAGAAACGTTTTTTGAAACTTTCCATGAAAATAATGATAAACAAACAATGCAGCACTACTTACAACAGGCCTTTTCAGAAGAGAAATTATTAATAGAAATTAATAATCAACAATCCATTTTCAAGCTGCTCTATGTAGATAATCAATTGGCAGGCTATTTAAAGGTCAACGAAGGCAACGCGCAAACAGATGCAATTGCTGAAAATGCATTAGAAGTTGAGCGTATTTACTTATTACGTGCCTTCCAAAACATGGGACTTGGAAAAGCGTTGATGAATGAGGCCATTTTAATCGCACAGCAGCTTCAGAAATCGAATATTTGGCTTGGTGTATGGGAGAAAAACGAAAATGCCATCGCCTTTTATGAAAAGCAAGGTTTCGTCAAAACATCAACGCACACCTTTATGTTTGGTGATGAAGCGCAACAGGATTATATTATGGTGAAAAAACTGGGCTAG
- a CDS encoding DUF2252 domain-containing protein, whose amino-acid sequence MAQNLFETVQNTRISLRQQQLHMIFEQFDRQTMHLTAAQRIEKYKKMADSPFRYFRGSAYLYYYDTTNFPSAFHTPEERPTWIMGDMHMDNFGAFQNENGDIVYDVNDFDEGYVGSYLYDILRMSISIALYLEEQLLDESAQQQAIEHFLQAYLKQLKRFQAKKDDALSLVFTQENTKGPIKRVLKKLEKRQRTELIDDITEIQENGERVFIWSDEIHPIDNALFEKITALVPNYHVKDIAIKHGSGTASIGLDRFYLLVDSHKDALNGKDLVLEMKEVRLAIPAYFLPYHTPFWSQYEHQGARVVGTQKAMHHLQDPHLAYVTMDDKDYYIRERSPYKRKVKPKNYRSLEDYYTTTEIMGKIAAKIHARADLDYSTIFTYHSEDEILKQVRGHEEIFLEAIVLQAMRYKHIVNADYKLFIDYVQQFEALHPDVSDEQQPIVAK is encoded by the coding sequence ATGGCTCAAAATCTTTTCGAAACGGTCCAAAACACGCGAATTTCATTGCGTCAACAGCAGCTACATATGATTTTTGAACAGTTTGATCGACAAACAATGCACTTAACCGCCGCACAGCGTATTGAAAAATACAAAAAAATGGCGGATAGTCCGTTTCGTTATTTCCGAGGCAGTGCGTATCTTTATTATTACGATACGACTAATTTCCCTTCCGCGTTCCATACACCTGAAGAACGTCCGACATGGATCATGGGCGATATGCATATGGACAACTTTGGTGCTTTCCAAAATGAAAATGGCGACATTGTCTATGATGTCAATGATTTTGATGAGGGCTATGTCGGGTCCTATTTATATGATATCTTACGCATGAGCATTAGCATCGCGCTGTATTTAGAGGAGCAGTTACTTGATGAATCCGCGCAACAGCAGGCTATTGAACACTTTTTACAAGCCTATCTCAAGCAATTAAAGCGATTCCAAGCGAAAAAGGATGATGCACTAAGTCTTGTGTTTACGCAGGAAAACACAAAAGGACCGATTAAGCGTGTGCTGAAAAAATTAGAAAAACGCCAACGCACAGAGCTCATTGATGATATTACAGAAATACAGGAAAATGGAGAACGTGTGTTTATTTGGAGTGACGAAATTCACCCGATTGATAATGCCCTATTCGAAAAAATTACTGCGCTTGTCCCAAACTATCATGTGAAGGATATTGCCATTAAACACGGTTCTGGTACGGCTTCCATCGGGTTAGATCGCTTTTATTTATTAGTAGATAGTCATAAAGATGCGCTGAATGGAAAGGATTTAGTGCTTGAAATGAAAGAGGTACGCTTGGCGATTCCTGCCTACTTCCTTCCCTATCACACGCCATTTTGGTCGCAATATGAGCATCAGGGGGCACGCGTTGTTGGGACACAAAAGGCTATGCACCATTTACAAGACCCCCATTTAGCATATGTGACAATGGACGACAAGGACTATTATATTCGCGAGCGCTCTCCATATAAAAGAAAGGTAAAGCCAAAAAACTATCGCTCACTGGAAGATTACTATACAACAACTGAAATTATGGGCAAAATCGCAGCTAAAATTCACGCGCGTGCCGATTTGGATTATTCAACGATCTTTACGTATCACAGTGAAGATGAAATTTTAAAGCAAGTACGCGGACATGAGGAAATTTTCCTTGAGGCAATCGTCCTTCAGGCAATGCGCTACAAGCATATTGTGAACGCCGATTACAAATTATTTATAGACTATGTCCAGCAGTTTGAGGCACTGCACCCAGATGTAAGTGATGAACAGCAGCCGATTGTGGCGAAATAA
- a CDS encoding NADPH-dependent FMN reductase gives MGFFNKLFGNQQEEDLTMAQTLNIGIIIGSTREGRVSPQVAEWVKKVADKRGDANYTIIDIADYNLPFLGTADAPGAADWSKVIAEQDGFVFIVQEYNHSITGALKNALDYLRAEWNNKAAGIVSYGSVGGARAAEHLRGILGELLVADVRVHPALSLFTDFENGTKFTPKDVQEDSVNQMLDQVIPWSTALKTIR, from the coding sequence ATGGGCTTTTTTAATAAATTATTTGGCAATCAACAAGAGGAGGATTTAACAATGGCACAAACATTAAACATTGGAATTATTATCGGTTCAACACGTGAAGGACGTGTCTCTCCACAAGTAGCAGAGTGGGTGAAAAAGGTAGCTGACAAACGTGGTGATGCAAATTATACAATTATTGATATTGCGGATTACAACCTACCATTCTTAGGCACTGCCGATGCACCAGGCGCAGCAGATTGGTCGAAAGTAATTGCTGAACAAGATGGTTTCGTATTTATTGTACAAGAATATAATCACTCGATTACAGGGGCTCTTAAAAATGCATTAGACTACTTACGTGCGGAATGGAATAATAAAGCAGCGGGGATTGTCTCTTATGGTTCAGTAGGTGGTGCTCGTGCTGCCGAACATTTACGTGGTATTTTAGGAGAACTATTGGTAGCAGATGTTCGTGTACACCCGGCATTATCATTATTTACAGATTTTGAAAATGGTACAAAATTCACACCAAAAGACGTACAAGAGGATTCAGTCAATCAAATGTTAGATCAAGTAATCCCTTGGTCAACGGCATTAAAAACAATACGCTAA
- the yidC gene encoding membrane protein insertase YidC has product MKRIQLSLLLLSTTILLAGCQSVENKEGFFYATFVKPMNWALDTLGNAFDGSYGLAIIAITLIIRLILLPFMLKTYKSQSEMKVKMDKVRPQMTDIQARLKEAKTQEEKMSVQQEMMALYKEHNLNPLNVGCLPTLIQMPIVMGLYFAILYSTEIKTHSFLWFDLGATDLIMTAIAGIVYFVQAKVSLQTVPEAQKAQMKLMIYISPIMIVFISLSSMAALPLYWAVGGAFLIVQTYIGRKLYPPAPVTEKNE; this is encoded by the coding sequence ATGAAGAGAATACAATTAAGCTTACTATTATTGAGCACAACGATTTTATTAGCAGGCTGCCAAAGTGTTGAAAATAAGGAAGGCTTCTTCTATGCAACGTTTGTCAAGCCAATGAACTGGGCACTCGATACGTTAGGCAATGCTTTTGATGGTAGTTATGGTTTAGCTATTATCGCCATTACCTTAATTATTCGATTAATCTTACTACCATTTATGTTGAAAACGTATAAGAGTCAATCTGAAATGAAAGTAAAAATGGACAAAGTTCGTCCACAAATGACGGATATCCAGGCGCGATTAAAAGAAGCAAAAACGCAAGAGGAAAAAATGAGCGTGCAACAAGAAATGATGGCCTTGTACAAAGAGCATAATTTAAACCCATTAAATGTCGGGTGCTTGCCGACGCTGATTCAAATGCCAATCGTAATGGGCCTTTATTTTGCTATTTTGTATTCTACTGAAATTAAAACACACTCATTCTTATGGTTTGACCTTGGTGCAACGGATTTAATCATGACGGCCATTGCAGGTATTGTCTACTTCGTCCAAGCGAAAGTATCTTTACAAACCGTTCCAGAAGCGCAAAAGGCACAAATGAAACTTATGATTTACATTTCGCCAATTATGATTGTGTTTATTTCATTATCATCTATGGCAGCACTTCCATTGTATTGGGCAGTGGGTGGGGCATTCTTAATTGTCCAAACCTATATTGGTAGAAAGCTTTATCCACCAGCTCCTGTGACAGAAAAAAATGAATAA
- a CDS encoding ABC transporter ATP-binding protein — protein sequence MKTVFKVDRLTTGYEQARIIEDLNVSIPEGKVTTIVGPNGCGKSTLLKTLGRILKKERGDIFLQEENMNAMSTKEIAKKLALLAQSPSAPGQLKVHELIAYGRYPHRKNVGRLTNEDVEKINWAMEVTQTYEFREREIAALSGGQRQRVWLAMALAQETDILLLDEPTTYLDMAHQLEVLEIVEQLNKNYDCTIIMVLHDLNHAARFSDELIAMRKGKVLHTGTPKKLMTKEILQEVFQIDAKIIHDDEHNVPVCFSYNLIK from the coding sequence ATGAAAACAGTATTCAAAGTGGATCGTTTAACAACGGGCTATGAACAAGCTCGTATTATTGAAGACTTAAATGTATCGATACCTGAGGGCAAAGTGACGACCATTGTTGGTCCAAATGGTTGTGGGAAATCGACATTATTAAAAACGCTTGGTCGGATTTTGAAAAAAGAGCGCGGTGATATTTTTCTACAAGAAGAAAATATGAATGCCATGTCTACAAAAGAAATCGCCAAAAAATTAGCACTTCTTGCACAATCCCCATCTGCACCGGGACAATTAAAAGTGCATGAATTGATTGCATATGGTCGTTATCCGCACCGTAAAAATGTCGGACGCCTAACAAATGAGGATGTAGAAAAAATTAACTGGGCGATGGAAGTGACGCAAACGTACGAGTTTCGTGAGCGTGAAATCGCGGCATTATCAGGTGGGCAGCGTCAGCGTGTATGGCTTGCGATGGCACTTGCACAGGAAACGGATATTTTATTACTCGATGAGCCGACAACCTATTTAGACATGGCGCATCAGCTAGAGGTGCTAGAAATTGTTGAGCAGCTTAATAAAAATTATGATTGTACAATTATTATGGTACTTCATGATTTAAACCATGCTGCGCGTTTTTCAGATGAATTGATCGCGATGCGTAAAGGTAAAGTGTTGCATACGGGTACACCGAAAAAGCTAATGACAAAAGAAATCTTACAGGAAGTTTTCCAAATTGATGCAAAAATTATTCATGATGACGAGCATAATGTACCAGTATGCTTTTCATACAATTTAATAAAGTAG
- a CDS encoding alpha/beta hydrolase → MQPLKSAFNNYEYQLDIFVPEEAPPAEGFPVIIVLDGTRYARMMHDTLANQLRNRLKTGVEAAIIIGIGHHEKDIPNQRFYDFTAPADNYSFPMRRGKEMQPLPAGGAEQLMQYLTEQVLSHIAKQCEVNLENVSLYGHSLGGLFVLWSYLQHPHVFTKYVALSPSIWWNKHELFGILQRTDIQNPAPLYMTVGGEEGDMVDDAQKFHEIAHTKGIPSEFYVAECENHASIIPTTMSRVLRFIKA, encoded by the coding sequence GTGCAACCATTGAAATCAGCATTTAATAATTATGAATACCAGCTAGATATTTTCGTACCAGAGGAAGCGCCGCCAGCAGAAGGTTTTCCCGTTATTATCGTATTAGATGGAACGCGCTATGCACGAATGATGCATGATACACTTGCAAATCAGCTACGAAATCGTTTAAAAACAGGCGTAGAAGCAGCGATTATCATTGGTATTGGGCATCACGAAAAAGATATTCCAAATCAACGCTTTTACGATTTTACCGCACCAGCAGATAATTATTCCTTTCCGATGCGCCGTGGCAAAGAAATGCAGCCACTACCAGCAGGGGGCGCGGAACAGCTGATGCAGTATCTGACCGAGCAGGTGCTTTCACATATAGCAAAGCAATGTGAAGTAAATCTCGAAAATGTATCGCTTTATGGGCATTCATTGGGTGGGCTATTTGTATTATGGAGTTATTTACAGCACCCGCATGTATTTACAAAATATGTGGCACTAAGTCCTTCCATTTGGTGGAACAAGCATGAATTATTCGGTATTTTACAAAGGACCGATATACAAAACCCGGCACCACTTTATATGACAGTTGGTGGTGAGGAAGGCGATATGGTGGACGATGCACAAAAATTCCATGAGATTGCCCATACAAAAGGCATTCCAAGTGAGTTTTATGTCGCAGAATGTGAAAATCATGCGTCAATCATTCCGACAACGATGAGCCGTGTATTACGATTTATAAAGGCATAA
- a CDS encoding nitroreductase family protein: protein MDFEQLATARHSAVNFEKDFKMTEADFEKIFNLTKTAPSAYNLQFTNYLVVMDEDKKERVRELNFDQYKIHSASAAVIVMGNRQAIELDNAEKIYGPMKMLKMMDEHTYDMTMDQIRGYAEGLKTDDALVKEEIIRNSGLHAMLFMLAAKHYGFDTCPMHIHNIAEVKKEFNIPAHLEPMMLITIGKSVDKTRPRGYRKPVGEFVQFNSF from the coding sequence ATGGATTTCGAACAATTAGCCACAGCTCGTCATTCAGCTGTCAATTTTGAAAAGGATTTTAAAATGACAGAGGCGGATTTCGAAAAAATATTCAACTTAACGAAAACAGCGCCGAGTGCGTACAACTTACAATTTACGAACTATTTAGTTGTAATGGATGAGGATAAAAAAGAACGTGTGCGTGAATTAAACTTTGATCAATATAAAATTCACTCTGCAAGTGCAGCCGTTATCGTCATGGGCAATCGTCAAGCAATTGAACTGGACAATGCAGAAAAAATCTATGGTCCGATGAAAATGTTAAAAATGATGGACGAGCACACATATGATATGACAATGGATCAAATTCGTGGTTACGCAGAAGGGTTAAAAACAGACGATGCATTAGTGAAAGAAGAGATTATCCGTAACTCAGGGTTACATGCGATGCTATTCATGCTCGCAGCCAAACATTATGGCTTTGATACGTGTCCGATGCATATTCATAATATTGCAGAGGTGAAAAAGGAGTTTAATATTCCTGCGCATCTAGAGCCGATGATGCTGATTACAATTGGCAAAAGCGTAGATAAAACACGTCCACGCGGTTATCGTAAGCCTGTAGGGGAATTTGTACAGTTTAATAGCTTCTAA
- a CDS encoding DUF3888 domain-containing protein: MKKILGILSFTLLSIYLINHSLIVEKAPNADLTKDAIVAITSGEFVSQSEQPEYKLIYDTLLTTLFPSIEKELINYYGYLKQFEDAKILSITRNYEGSYDFNAEVQITTFEHAHDPPYGKETMTFNISPFGVKTIRFQHEGDPLEKDINEFYQATLSDIKQSFKLNLGSYTSYTYNQLQYQTEINHDFKSLFNLVDEISTTILLPERKIPDKNVIDPVTFLKNNEGYILFKKSDGTNVKYTIQKKDGSWFVTDKSEKKGKKMDDKIPWYIWGGI; encoded by the coding sequence ATGAAAAAAATACTAGGAATCCTTTCTTTTACTCTTCTTTCTATCTATCTAATCAATCATTCATTGATTGTGGAAAAAGCCCCGAATGCGGACTTGACCAAAGATGCTATAGTAGCAATCACTTCGGGAGAGTTTGTTTCCCAAAGTGAGCAACCAGAGTATAAGCTGATATATGATACGTTGCTTACAACACTCTTTCCCTCCATAGAAAAAGAATTGATTAATTATTATGGCTATCTCAAGCAATTTGAGGATGCTAAAATTCTGAGTATTACAAGAAATTATGAAGGCAGCTATGATTTTAATGCAGAAGTCCAAATCACAACATTTGAACATGCACATGACCCTCCGTATGGAAAGGAAACTATGACGTTTAATATAAGTCCTTTTGGGGTTAAAACGATTCGCTTTCAGCATGAGGGCGATCCATTAGAAAAGGATATCAATGAATTTTATCAAGCAACACTTTCAGATATCAAACAGTCTTTTAAGCTGAATTTAGGGTCTTACACTTCTTACACATACAATCAATTGCAGTACCAAACAGAAATAAATCATGATTTTAAATCTCTTTTTAATCTTGTGGATGAAATATCAACCACCATATTGCTTCCTGAACGAAAAATACCCGATAAAAATGTGATTGATCCAGTAACCTTTCTAAAAAACAACGAAGGCTATATCCTCTTTAAAAAGTCTGACGGTACAAATGTAAAATATACGATCCAAAAGAAAGATGGTAGTTGGTTTGTAACAGATAAAAGTGAAAAAAAGGGCAAGAAAATGGATGATAAAATACCGTGGTATATATGGGGGGGAATTTGA
- a CDS encoding ABC transporter substrate-binding protein — protein MNYELTLFQHFQPNRKTETTIETIATIWHCSTRHAKTQLHRLHEQQIIHWETFQGRGKKPFLTILVQEMDVLLDAMETLWQKSKFEEAIQLAKEMGRLNHPNVQHWLTIRFGIQHEKNRHVFRQSMYFVELCLDPHQALSRHDIHVLEQIHETLFIIDDAGRVQPNLLFHFSTQDAITWHFLLRKGIQFHHLQEVTVTDVKATLLAGAFIYKHSFEIESIEVIDRYELVVKLKNACALFPYFLASTRLAIVPEDGQKNIGCGPFMLLEQNENQLTLQAFQHYFKSRPWIDCVEIVYNREFQMDAIRYEPFEPTIPSRKIEFEEPGACYICFNSRYGPFVDEQLRAYIWHAIEPSDFILAEENEKVAYSWHLEGEGIILPEPEQKPKLPEMLVIGYQQIRQGVNHEEKAKILQQQLSEMGINVKLTCINFKEQQNKVNETIDLFIGGIALGQNLILSLLQSYLAEPKIILNFLTSSAEMHVKQLLQTVVQKNADPMIFHEIEHFIQQTYTVKFITQRKHTYYVREDTPYKHVQFDKHGRIDYRNLFYSNE, from the coding sequence ATGAATTATGAATTAACATTATTTCAACATTTTCAGCCGAATCGTAAAACGGAAACAACAATTGAAACGATCGCAACAATCTGGCATTGCTCAACGCGTCATGCAAAAACTCAACTACATCGCTTACATGAACAACAAATCATTCACTGGGAAACGTTTCAAGGGCGCGGGAAAAAGCCATTTCTTACAATTTTAGTGCAAGAAATGGACGTATTACTGGATGCCATGGAAACATTGTGGCAAAAATCAAAATTTGAAGAGGCTATTCAATTAGCGAAAGAAATGGGACGACTCAATCATCCAAATGTGCAGCATTGGCTTACTATACGATTTGGTATACAACATGAAAAAAATAGGCATGTATTTCGCCAATCAATGTATTTTGTGGAGCTTTGTCTAGATCCACATCAAGCTTTATCGAGACATGATATACATGTATTAGAACAAATTCATGAAACCTTGTTTATTATTGATGATGCAGGACGCGTTCAGCCTAATTTACTGTTTCATTTTTCTACACAGGATGCAATCACTTGGCATTTTCTATTACGAAAAGGAATTCAATTTCACCATTTGCAGGAAGTTACTGTAACCGATGTTAAAGCAACCCTTTTAGCAGGGGCATTTATTTATAAACATTCATTTGAAATAGAATCTATAGAAGTAATTGATCGCTATGAACTCGTAGTGAAGTTAAAAAATGCGTGTGCACTATTTCCCTATTTTTTAGCGAGTACCCGGTTAGCCATTGTGCCAGAGGATGGACAGAAAAATATTGGCTGTGGTCCATTTATGTTATTGGAGCAAAATGAAAATCAATTAACGCTCCAAGCCTTTCAGCACTATTTTAAATCACGTCCATGGATTGACTGTGTTGAAATCGTTTATAACCGAGAATTTCAAATGGACGCGATTCGTTATGAACCGTTTGAACCAACAATACCAAGTCGCAAAATAGAATTTGAAGAGCCAGGCGCTTGCTATATTTGCTTCAATAGCCGTTATGGTCCTTTCGTAGATGAGCAATTACGTGCCTATATTTGGCATGCAATTGAGCCTTCCGATTTTATTTTAGCGGAGGAAAATGAAAAAGTAGCGTACAGCTGGCATTTAGAGGGGGAAGGGATTATATTACCTGAGCCTGAACAAAAACCAAAGCTACCAGAAATGCTTGTCATCGGCTATCAACAAATTCGTCAAGGTGTCAATCATGAAGAGAAGGCAAAAATTTTACAGCAACAACTTAGCGAGATGGGGATTAACGTGAAGTTGACATGTATTAACTTTAAAGAGCAGCAAAATAAAGTAAATGAAACAATTGATTTGTTTATTGGAGGCATTGCACTCGGACAAAATCTAATCTTATCACTATTGCAATCATACTTAGCAGAACCGAAAATAATTTTAAATTTTTTAACAAGTAGTGCCGAAATGCACGTAAAGCAACTCTTACAAACGGTTGTGCAAAAAAATGCTGATCCGATGATTTTCCATGAAATAGAGCATTTTATCCAGCAAACCTATACAGTGAAATTTATTACGCAAAGGAAGCATACTTATTATGTGCGAGAGGATACGCCGTACAAACATGTCCAATTCGATAAACATGGACGTATAGATTATCGCAATTTATTTTATTCGAATGAGTGA
- a CDS encoding FecCD family ABC transporter permease: protein MPLKQAKWIITLVIMLLMLLAAMYLHLTSGVFTMSSTEVFKTLLRIESTPNFDLVIFDLRLPRIITAALVGMGLAMAGVVLQGITKNALADPGIIGINAGAGCAIVIFMYFFQVELIDVEINSLVKILIVPIFGFVGGGLAAAIILFMSYKYGRMDMQKLILTGIAINTGFSALTLFWSLKMDENDYQAAAIWMNGSIYNSNWYFVSAMLPWLLILGFYIYRKAYILDYFQLEEETILSLGISLEKEKIKLLLATVGLVSACVSVSGSIGFIGLMAPHIARQLVGIYHRYLMPVSLLVGAILLVFSDYVAKSLFAPVELSVGIVVSIIGIPYFLFLLVKAKG, encoded by the coding sequence ATGCCGCTTAAACAAGCAAAATGGATTATTACGCTAGTTATTATGTTGTTGATGCTCCTTGCAGCGATGTATCTTCATTTAACAAGTGGTGTATTTACGATGTCAAGCACTGAAGTGTTTAAAACGTTATTGCGCATCGAATCTACTCCAAATTTTGATTTAGTCATCTTTGATTTACGCTTACCACGCATCATTACGGCTGCACTTGTTGGCATGGGTCTCGCGATGGCAGGGGTAGTATTACAAGGAATTACGAAAAATGCACTTGCTGATCCGGGCATTATTGGGATTAATGCTGGTGCTGGCTGTGCCATCGTAATTTTTATGTACTTTTTCCAAGTAGAATTAATTGATGTAGAAATTAATAGCCTCGTGAAAATTTTAATTGTCCCTATTTTTGGCTTTGTCGGTGGGGGATTGGCCGCTGCCATCATATTATTCATGTCGTACAAATATGGGCGCATGGATATGCAAAAGCTTATTTTAACCGGAATTGCGATTAATACCGGATTTAGTGCTTTGACCTTGTTTTGGTCATTAAAAATGGACGAAAATGACTATCAGGCTGCGGCAATCTGGATGAATGGCTCCATCTACAATTCGAACTGGTATTTTGTGTCGGCAATGCTCCCTTGGTTGTTGATTTTAGGTTTTTATATTTACCGCAAAGCATATATTCTTGATTATTTTCAATTAGAAGAAGAAACGATTTTGAGCCTAGGTATTTCACTTGAAAAGGAAAAAATCAAGCTTCTATTGGCGACTGTTGGTTTAGTAAGCGCTTGTGTTTCTGTATCTGGTAGTATCGGTTTTATTGGGCTGATGGCACCGCATATTGCAAGACAGCTTGTTGGAATCTACCATCGCTATTTAATGCCGGTTAGTTTACTTGTCGGGGCGATCTTACTTGTATTTTCGGATTATGTGGCAAAGTCGTTATTTGCTCCGGTTGAATTGTCGGTCGGTATTGTTGTTTCCATCATAGGCATTCCTTATTTCTTATTTTTACTTGTAAAGGCGAAAGGATAA
- a CDS encoding MFS transporter has protein sequence MNLFKNHTFRKIYSIHFFVNISITIFSFIVPIILYDLTKSALAMSTMRMMEFLPNIFLGMLIGVFVDRINRKYILIYGNLIRVILSIILVYLLNSTDFVLWHVYVIGFLLSSTGYMVGSALNAIMPQLFEKSLMTDIQAKFSLLSTMITIIGPGLLGMLLLWVSNEVFLWLFVSCQLCVMLISLFIETVPTPERNMNNSIVRDMKEGIDALLENRSLLLQTWTIFFSNFATSLIIGVLTFYALDQLQFSKEQLGFMFTVSAFGGIIGAKLIHPLRNRFTRGQIYTFSMLVDAIALMLLFFSHHWLLMGALLALRTSVSTMTNIVYLAIRQETTPNHLLGRVAGTTSMIMKLALPVGLFIGGIWADILPVEPIFLISALIIGLNFLILWRNKFQTTI, from the coding sequence ATGAACTTATTTAAAAATCATACTTTTCGTAAAATTTATAGCATCCACTTTTTCGTAAACATTTCAATAACTATTTTTTCATTTATTGTTCCAATTATTCTTTATGATTTAACAAAATCCGCACTTGCAATGAGTACAATGCGCATGATGGAATTCTTGCCAAATATCTTTCTTGGTATGCTAATTGGCGTGTTTGTTGATCGTATCAATCGAAAGTATATTTTAATTTATGGCAATTTGATTCGCGTCATTTTATCCATCATTTTAGTCTATTTATTGAACAGCACTGATTTTGTCTTATGGCATGTGTATGTGATTGGATTTTTACTCTCATCCACTGGCTATATGGTAGGCAGTGCATTAAATGCCATTATGCCTCAATTATTTGAGAAATCACTGATGACAGACATACAAGCTAAATTTTCGTTGCTGTCGACGATGATTACAATTATAGGACCAGGTTTACTTGGGATGTTACTGTTATGGGTATCTAACGAAGTCTTTTTATGGCTTTTCGTGAGTTGTCAGCTCTGTGTAATGCTCATTTCATTGTTTATTGAAACTGTACCTACACCCGAGCGAAACATGAATAATTCGATAGTTCGTGATATGAAGGAAGGGATTGATGCATTGCTTGAAAATCGGTCGTTGCTGCTTCAAACATGGACGATATTTTTCTCGAATTTCGCGACCAGTTTAATCATTGGCGTGTTAACGTTTTATGCGCTGGATCAACTTCAATTTTCGAAAGAGCAGTTAGGCTTTATGTTTACGGTATCGGCATTTGGAGGCATTATTGGCGCAAAACTGATTCACCCATTGCGCAACCGTTTTACACGGGGACAAATTTATACGTTTTCGATGCTCGTGGATGCAATCGCTCTAATGTTATTATTCTTTAGTCATCATTGGCTGTTAATGGGTGCTTTACTAGCGCTTCGTACTTCCGTTTCCACCATGACGAATATTGTCTATTTAGCAATCCGACAAGAGACTACGCCGAATCATTTACTTGGCCGAGTTGCGGGTACAACCTCTATGATTATGAAATTAGCGCTACCTGTTGGCTTGTTTATTGGTGGGATTTGGGCTGATATTTTACCCGTTGAACCGATTTTCCTTATTAGTGCACTGATTATCGGATTGAACTTTCTCATATTGTGGAGAAATAAATTTCAAACTACGATTTGA